GAGCTTCTTCGCCGACAAGCACGTCAACGTGGTCATTCCGTTCGGCGGCGGCGGAACCTTCTACTCCGACTGGCAGCGCGACGACCCCAAGCTCGGACGGGTGAAGTGGGAAACCTTCCTCACTCAGGAACTGCCGCCCGTCATGGCCGATCGTTTCGGCAGTGACAACGTCAACAATGCCGTCGCAGGACTGTCGATGAGCGGAACCTCCGCTCTCAACCTGGCCGCGCATCGTCCGGATTTCTACAAGGCGGTGGCATCGTTCAGCGGTTACCCGACCGCGAGCAGCCCCGGATTTGCGCAGGGCATCTCGGTGGCCGTCGGCGAGATGGGCGGCAACGCTCGCAACATGTGGGGCAGCTGGCCGTCCGCGGACTGGATCCGCAACGACCCGTCCCTCAACGTCGGCGCGCTGCGCAACACGGCAGTCTTCGTCTCTTCGGGGAGTGGCTCACCGGCTACCGACCCTGTGTTCAACCCGGCCAGCAGCAGCTTCGACCCGGTCAAGTTCGCGCAGATGGTTCCGCTGGAGACGGCCGCCGGCATGAGCAGCCGTGCATTCGTTCCGTTGCTGCAGGCCGCAGGCGGTCGACCCAACGTCAAGATCACCGGTACCGGTGTGCACTGGTGGAACCACTGGGAGCAGCACCTGCACGAGGCATGGTTCGAGACAATCGCCCCTGCGCTCGGCGGCTGATAGTTACTCTGGCGCCATGACGCCCCCGAGAATCACCGTCGACTACACGGTGCTGGACTGCCCGGAACCCGCTGAGCTGGCTCGCTTCTACAGCACCATCCTCGGGTGGGGATCGGTGGACGACGACGGCGACTGGGTGGTTGTCCATGGTCCCGGTGAACTGCGGCTGGCGTTTCAGCGAGCACCGGACTTCACCCCGATCGACTGGCCGAACGAGAGCGTCAAGATCCACCTCGATCTGGTGGTGGACGACATGGAACAGGCCAGGGACTTCGTCGTCGACG
The nucleotide sequence above comes from Rhodococcoides fascians A25f. Encoded proteins:
- a CDS encoding alpha/beta hydrolase translates to MLHARIRSLVLAVVAVLVATMATVLMGTGVARADSELVYVYSPSMDKDIPIKVLKAAGGGPAPTLYLLDGLRAPEDNSGWLIETDVESFFADKHVNVVIPFGGGGTFYSDWQRDDPKLGRVKWETFLTQELPPVMADRFGSDNVNNAVAGLSMSGTSALNLAAHRPDFYKAVASFSGYPTASSPGFAQGISVAVGEMGGNARNMWGSWPSADWIRNDPSLNVGALRNTAVFVSSGSGSPATDPVFNPASSSFDPVKFAQMVPLETAAGMSSRAFVPLLQAAGGRPNVKITGTGVHWWNHWEQHLHEAWFETIAPALGG
- a CDS encoding VOC family protein, yielding MTPPRITVDYTVLDCPEPAELARFYSTILGWGSVDDDGDWVVVHGPGELRLAFQRAPDFTPIDWPNESVKIHLDLVVDDMEQARDFVVDAGATLIDHAQSSFWVYRDPAGHIFCLCKRK